In Fibrobacter sp. UWT2, the genomic stretch TCAAAAATATCGACGCCAAACTCAAGGAATTCTACGGTCGCTTCCAGGTTAAGGAAGGTCCGGTGGACGACAAGCAGATGCTGGCTGACATTCGCGCGGTCGACTGCGATGAACTTTCCCTTTACGATGGTCTCGTAAAGATTCGCGTCGAGGACTTCAAGGAATCCAAGGGCAGAATCATTGTCTCTTACGACAAGCGTTCCTGCAATGTGGACTTCCATCTGCGTTACGCCTTTGAACAGGAAGATTGCGAAGCCGCCTATGCCGATTACAAGGACAGCAAGGGCAAGGAAAAGTTTGACTTCAACGATTACTTCTTTGATGTCACCTACAGCGGCAACGACGATGAATACTGCCTCGATTACCTGATTCTCGACCTCAAGAAAGAAAAGGGAATTCCGACCACTAAGTCAATCCAGCCGAACGAATTCGCACGCGGCATCGTGAAACTGATGGTTAACGGCATGAAGTAAAAACAGAAAGACTCTAAAACAGAAAGGCTCCCTTGCGGGAGCCTTACTAATATACGGGTAAAATCTTATCGCAGGTCGGCGACGCAGCGAACGTAGAGACCCTTAGAGAGGCTTTCGTCGGTGCGGTTGATGCTGTGGGCCATGCTGCGGAATTCCCAGGAGCGGGCGGTGTTCTTTTTCACCTTGGAAGCGGACCAGTAGTGACCGGTGTTATCGCCTTCGCAGTAGCCGTCCCAATCCTTGCAGCCGCCCTTGCCCAGGTTGTTCCAGTCCAGCTTGGACTGATCTTTCTGGTAGTCGCGCCATTCGCCGTCGTTGGGGAGGTGCCAGCCGTTGGGGCATGCCTTGGAGGCTTCCTTGTGGCTGTAGAAACGTCCAAACTTCTTGCAGTTGCCTTCGTCTTCGAGCAGGCACTGCTTGGGGGTCGAAAGGCTATAGGAGAGGTTGTTCTTCATCCATGCCTTGTCGCCTCTAATTTCAATTTTGTAGGTCTTGCCGTCGCGGGTGTCGGTGAGCGTGCTGCCGTCCTTAGAAATGTTCTTGCTTTCGAGGGCCAGTGCAAAGAGTTCTTCTTCGCTCAAGTTCTGTTCGGGCTGTTCGAGCTTGGCGGTCTTGCCCTTGTGAACCAGGTTCGTCTTCTTGACAGACACCTTCGTCATCTTGTGCATGCCCATCTTCTTGGGACCGGCAGCAAAGCTTGCGCCGCAGCAAAGGGCGAAAACTGCAGTTGCAGCGACCAGACGATTGAACTTGATTCCAAACATTTCCATACTCCTGAGGCAATTTGTTGCGCCTACACTTTTGAATATATACAGGAGTTTTTGGAAAAGATTCTTACAAATTTATTTCAAAATCGGAGTGTGATGCCGGCAACATTCGGCCCTACCCAAAATGAGTACTTTTCGTCCCGATTTTTGTGCATCTCCAGGATTCCGATGCTGACACCAGTTCCAACAAGCGCTCCGACCAGCACGTCTGTAAAGTAATGTTTACCAGCGGCGATGCGGAGCACGCTTTCGAGGGTGGCAAGCGAGTAGGCGCTCGCTCTCATGATTCCTTTGTAGGGGGAGTTCGGGTAAGCGGTCCGGAACCATTGGTCGGTAAAGGTGGCGACTGTAAAGGCAGCG encodes the following:
- a CDS encoding FISUMP domain-containing protein is translated as MEMFGIKFNRLVAATAVFALCCGASFAAGPKKMGMHKMTKVSVKKTNLVHKGKTAKLEQPEQNLSEEELFALALESKNISKDGSTLTDTRDGKTYKIEIRGDKAWMKNNLSYSLSTPKQCLLEDEGNCKKFGRFYSHKEASKACPNGWHLPNDGEWRDYQKDQSKLDWNNLGKGGCKDWDGYCEGDNTGHYWSASKVKKNTARSWEFRSMAHSINRTDESLSKGLYVRCVADLR